Sequence from the Bacillus sp. es.036 genome:
TCTTTTGTAAGTGTTTTGCCGTCAGTTAATACAATTGGCATATCATTTGCACCAGCAATAGAGGCAGCACTTAATGCATCAGCAAAGTTTTTACCAGTTGCAAGGAAAACAGCTTCACTAGTTGAGCCTTTTTCAGCAAGCTTGTTAATAATTTGAACGTTTGTATCATAACGAGTGTCTCCGCTTAGGCGCTCAATATCAGCTGTACTGACGCCAATGTTTGCAAGTTGTGTATTGACTTTCTTTGAGATGGCATTTTCACCACCAAGAATCATGACATTCTTAGCTTTAAGGCGAGAAATCTCGTTAAGAACCTCATCAGAAAGCATACCGTCTTTATTAGCAAGTAGGATCGGTGCATCATAAGCACTTGCTAAAGGTCCAGCAGATAGTGCATCTGGGAAGTTAAAACCAGTTGCGATAAATACCGTATCAGCAGTAGTTCCTTCTGGATACATTTGCTTGGATACTTCAATAGCTGTTTCAAAACGATTGTCTCCAGCTACCACTTCTACCATATCTCCATCTGTCTCAACAGGCACGATTGAAAGCACTTCGCCTGTTGCTTTATCTTTCAAGAAAATTCCAGCTGTATACTTACCACTATTTTCTGGTGTCGTAATTTTCACATCCGTAGTTGCTTTCTTACCTACACCTAAATCAAAGCTAGACTTACCAGTAACTTCAATCTTACCAGCACCTTCTTCTCCAGCTGCGAGCACTTTCGCTTCTGTAACGGAAAGATCGAAATCTGTAGTCTTTTCAACTGTTGAATAACCATCGACCCGAATTGTATATTCACCATCTGGAAGGTTCTTTACAGTGAATGATTCTTCAGAGTCACCATCTGCATCAATGGCAATATAATCTCCAATAATTTTTCCATCTTTTGAGCGATAGAGGTATAGGTCAAGATCATCGCCAGCATCGCTTGTATTACCAATGGCTACATCAAGAGAGATGTTATTCTTGAGGTTGATTGTTTTATCATATACATTTCCACCTGTTACAGTTTCACGAGATTTTTCCGTTTCAGGCTTACTAAACGCGCCACCCACTACTTCTACTGAACGTTTCGTAGATAAGTAGTTTTCAAATGTGACAGATTTGGATACTTCGCTTCCCGGCATAGCACTACCAAGTGCAATTCTTCCTGGGCTAGATACAACATCCTGAACGAATGCTTCTAGTTTAAATTTGTTCATAGCAACGCCGTCTTTTGGAGCCGCAGTACCATAGACCGCTACTTCCCAAACACCAGATTTAGGACTTTTTGCAACATAGTCTTCTACGCCAATACCATCATAACCAGCATAGCCCTGGAATGCGTTAACTTGATCACCATCAGGATTCATAACAAGCATCCTGACGCGCCCCTGGAATTCATCGTTTTCTTTAAGAGCTTCTAATGCAAAGCGAACTTCCTGCGCGCCTTCTTCTACATTAAAGAAATAGCTCTTTGTTTTCGAAGACTGAACTTCATCTTCATGCGTTAAGCGGAAACGATCTTCAGATGTAAATTCTTCTCCAAGAACGATCGTCTGAAATGAGCGAGCTTCCGCATAAGCCGTATCTGGATCATCAATTAATAGAGTACCTGCGTTAACGCCAATATCCATCTTGCTCTTATCATATTTAACAGTCATTTCCTTAAATTCACCCGGTGCAAGTTTGATGCTCTTTACAGAAGGAGTAAACCAATCAGAATTCGAAGAAATGTTAAGGTTCTTCGTTTCATCCGTTGGGTTTTCAACCATAACCGTTACTTCTTCAGGAACTTCTTTGTTGCGAACATAAAGTCCTGGTCCACCAGAAACTTTCTCACCGTGGTACACCGTTACATTGACTTCTTTTACTTCATTGATGTAGTGCTTACGAATATATTCATAAGCTGCGGGTACATCAATTAAGCCAGCTCCTTCTTGAACACGAGTGTATCCGTCCACATGAACAGCTGTTTGGATAAGGGCTTCACGAGCAAGCTCATAGTCAAACGGGATGCGATCTTTAAGTGCAGCTTGCTTTAATGTTGCGACAGCTCCAGCTACATATGGAGAAGACATGCTTGTACCTTGAAGAACTTCGTAATTACCCAAATGCTCAGGGAAAGAAGCATAAGCAGATCCCGGTGCTACGAAGTCTGGTTTTTGTTGCCCATCTTCTGTTGGACCATTTGCAGAGAAGTACCAGAGACCTTCACCTTGAACTGGAGAACCATCTGCATTTTTGCCATACGGATAATATCCATATTCTGTAGCCCACATTTTACTGTTAATGTATGCTCCAATTGAAAGAGCTTTCACTCCATCACCGGGAGCACCTACGGAATCCACGCCTGGTCCATCATTACCAGCAGAAGTGACATAAATCGTATCGAATAGCTCGCCCATGTCTTCAATGATTTTCGCATAAGCGCCTGATCCGTCATTAAGGTCTGGTGAGGAACCTAGACTCATGTTGACAACATCTGTTCCAAATCCACCTAATTCTTCAGGTACTGCTGCAAGATACATTGCATTCGCGATACTCCACCCATATGTTCTACCAGCAGAGTCAAATACTTTTAAACCATATAAATCTGCACCTGGTGCCACTCCTTCAGCAGATACAGCTCCAGTATCATTTTCTCTTTCAGGTCCATTTGCAGCTGTAATACCAGATACGTGTGTACCATGACCGTCCCCATCAAAGAAAACTGTCGCAACTGGGAATGGATACAATGTTGTATTCGGGAATTGATGCCCTTGATAAGTAGGACTAGGACTTGCAATTCTAAAGTTAGCACCAGCAACTTCGTCCTCCTGGTTAAGATCCATGTTATCAACGTCGCCTTCACCATATGCTTTTTCGTCGGTGAAATCTTTGTCCTGATCAATATCAATATAGACTTGATCATCTACAAGAAGAACATCAAATTGAGCGTCGCCTTTACCATCACCATTTAAATCACGGTAGACAGGCTTACCTTTAGCATCTACATCATAAGAAGCTGGAAGCAACGAACCGAAATAATATGTATCGTCTTCCGCATCAATACCTTCTGTTTTATATGTCCCTTCTTCTACAGTAATTGAGTCGCCTTCAGCCACTTCTTGCTGGAACCAAACGTCCCCTTCTCCAACTGTATCAACGACGCCTTTAATTTTAGAAGAAACAACTTCGCCTTCTTTATTATATTGAGTGAAGGCTTCGTGACCAGGATCGACACCTGTGTCTATAATACCTACTTTGATTCCTGTTCCATCGTATTTATCGTGAAACTCATCAACACCAGTTGCCGAATGAGTTTCTTCGGTTGCAGGTTTAACCACATCTTCAGGGTTTTTGACTTTTGGTTTAAGATCAGTGTCTTCACTTGGTCCTTCATCAAGAACGATTTCATTATTCGCTCCTAGCATGCCAACAGAATCTAGGCGATAGACTTGAAGAACTTTACTTGTTGGTACCTCAGCAAGATACAAGTAGTTGTTTGTATTTTTCTTTACTTTCACGCCAAGTTTTTCAAGTTCTTTTGTAAGGTCAGGTCCACCGTGTTTTTTTGCAACAATAATTAATTCTTGTTTTGATTGTTCACTTGCAGCAAGTGAGGCAATCTCTTGCGTAACAGGAAGCTTAAATTTCTTCGTTTCTGATAAAGCTGCCTCAGCTTTTTCTGGATTATACGTCATACCCGCGAATGAAGAAGCAACAAGAGAAGCGCCTGCAACAATAGTCAGGACTTTTTTCTTAAACGTCATTTAGTAAAATCCCCCTTAATAGTTTGTGAAATCCCTACAATCGATCCCCCTTTACTCGAAATAATTATAATAATTCACTATTTTCAGTTTAATTATAAAGAGATTAAGAGTCAATCTTTAACTGTTAAAATTGTGAAATTTTTTGATAATTTGTAGATATTTTAGGACTTTTGTCCATAAAAGCGAAATAATGCCGTAATGATAAAATGCAATGGTTGAATAAAATGTGATTAGTAAAAAAACAATATAAAAAAACGCAGCGTCAACGACGCTACGTTTTTAATCATCAAGAAGTTGATCGATATGCCATGCTTTTGTCTCACTAATCGCAGCTGGCCCACCTAAAATACGGTAGTTACTCACTCCTTGATTATTTAAATATAAGATAGACTTATTTAATGCTTCATTTTCTCTATTAGGATGAACGAGAATGATAGATTGACCTGATCTTGATGCAGCTGCTCCACCTGTGAGAGCATCTGGAAACTTAAGCCCTGTGGCAAAATAAATCCCATCACTTTCGTCTATCCCAAACCTTAACAAGACTTTAAAGTTTGTATCAAATCGATCTTCTCCACCGATTCGCTCTGAGTCCAAGGATGGAATTTCAGAGACCACACTTTTACCGATAACTGTTTCGCCGCCGATCACATATGCTTTTTTGGGACCTAGCTCGTTTAAATAGGTTTTCGTATCATCAGGTAAAGAATCACTTTTCGTAAAAAGAACAGGTGATTCAAACCTTGACGCAAAAGAGGAAATAGACAAAGCATCCGGGAAATTTTCTCCTGAAACGATAAAGGTTTCCGTTGTATTTTCATTTTCAATGATCTTTGCAATTTCAGTAGCCGTTTCATAACGATTATCTCCAGCGATTCTCGTTGTTTCTATGCCTTCTGATTTCAACTGATCTACAACACCTTCAGGAAGGGCATCTTCCCCACCAATTAATAGAACATGATTGGCAGAAAGGCGATTTAATTCATCTAGCAAGCTCTGCGACAAACCACTTTTTTTCGATAATAATATAGGACTTCCTAGTTTAGAAGCAAGAGGCGAGGCTGCTAAACTATCTGGAAATTCATCAGACCGAGCGAGCACAACGAATTTACCAGTTATACTCTTCCCATTAATTGAAATAGTTTGCTGATCTACTGTATTCCAACTTTTTTTGGAAATATCAATGGCAGTTTCGATTGATGTCTCACCATATATACGATTGTACTCTGTCACGCCATTAAATGCAGCTTCCACATCTAAGATACCACTGCCAAAATCATCAGACCCATTAATGGGTGCTGCTGTTTCTTCTAATAATTTAAACACTTGTTTGTTTGTTAAGTATGATGCGTAGTCTTTTAGTAAAACTCCTGAGGAAGCTACAATTGGCGACGACATACTTGTACCTTTGTCAAAAGTATATTCTCCATTCAACGTAGTACTATAGATGTCCGTTCCAGGAGCAGCTAGATCAACAAGAGGGCCATAATTTGAAAAAGGTGCCTTTTCTTTTGTACCTGTCTGAACAGAAGCGACTGCTATTACTTCCGGATAGGCTGCTGGAAAAACAACTGCCGAATCGTTGTCGTTACCCGCAGCACCAACCATCAGGATGTCTTTCGCTGCCGCTTCCTCAATTACTGTTCTTAAAGCAAATGAATTATTATAATTACCAAGACTTAAATTAATTACATCTGCATTATGATCAATCGCATAGCGTATCCCTTCTACAACTGTTGATAGATTTCCAGTACCGTTCTCCGTCACTTTTATCGGCATAATCGAAACCCCACGTGCCGGAGAAGCAATCCCGATTTGGTTGTTTGTTACTGCTCCAATAAGCCCAGCAACTTTTGTGCCATGCCCATCTAAATCTTGAACCGATTGACTTCCATTTACAAGGTTAACCCCAGAAATGAGATTGGCTTTTAGGTCTGGATGAGTAAGATCAACCCCCGAATCTATTACTGCAACCTTTGAAGAACTTTTTTGATTACTGAGAAGCTCCCATGCATTCAGTAAATTGATTTGATCCATCCACGGGTTTTGATATGAAAGCAATGCATCGTCTGGGAGACCCTCTCCCATTAAATACACTGGTTGATCTTTTTCTACATACTTCACTTCACGGTTAGACTTCAAACGATCAATCGTTTCGTCGACTTCCTGTTTTGGAACTTCAATCACTTCCACTTTTGTGGAATATTCGGATTGCCTTGAGGGACTTTTCGCTTCACCATATGTAACAAGGATACGCTCTGTTTCTTGATCAGATTGAGCTTCAGAGACTATGGGACCCAAAGAAAATAACAGAATAAAGAACATGAAAAGAATAATAGTTTTACTTTTCAGTTGTGACACCTCTTCCATGATTGATTGTTATACGCTTTACTTTCACAAGTTTATAACGAATCTTTCGACAAATCACTAGAATAGTATCACATTAATAGTTTGAAAAAAATGGTTTTAAGTGGGGAGGAAGTCTCATTTTTTTAGAGGTTGCTTGGAAAAAGAGGGGTTACACGCGTTCATGGAGAAGGTTCTGGTGCTGTTGTTGAAGCGTTTGAAGTTTTTCCTCTAGGTTATGCTGCTCTTTTCTCATACTGCCTATGATTTGAATTAAACTCGTAATCATCGTTTCTACACGTTCAATTCGATCTTCTTGCAATTTCGACACCTCCTTTTCATTTTCATCATTTTACCATATAATGGTCAGTAGAGTTCTAAAATTCTTTCGACATTTTTATGTTGGGAAAGTAATCTCAAAAACTGGCGATTAAACGCTATAAATTCGTCCATATTTCCCAACCTCAAAACTATTCTCTTTTCTGAGAATTTTTAGTAAACTGTAATCAAATAGTTCTAGGAGAAAGGAAGCAAAGAATGATTGGAGCAAAAATCCGATACTTCAGGCAGATGAAAGGCATCACACAGGAACAACTCGCTTCCGGAATCTGTTCTATTCCGTATTTAAGTAAGATTGAACACGGTCTTGCCCAGCCAAGTGAAGAACTTGTTGGACATCTTTGTAAAGAGTTAGGCGTCTCCCTAGATCAGGTTGATGATGAGGATAAAATGAATAAACTTCACAATGATCTAGATTCCTGGTACAAAGAAATGCGTCTAAGAAACTTTGATGAAGTTGTTAGTTACAAAAAGCTGATAGACGAAGAAATTGATGGCGTGGAAGATCCTGATATGCTCACGAAATATCTTCTTTTATCGTTTAGGTATCATATTTTATTTAGAGAAACTGATAAAGCAAATGATATTCTTGAGAGATTGTATCATGTACAAGAAAGACTATCTGAGCAACTTGAATTCTATTATTTTTACTTTCTAGGATTATACTACTACCAAAATAGTAAATTTAAAGAAGCTGGTGAACAGTACAAAAAAGCTCATTTTCTTCTTACTTCGATGAAATCAAATTCTGCAGAATGGGCGGAATTTTATTATCAACAAGCGCTTGTACACAATCGTCTTAGTCAAATTACTATATCTAATAATCTTGCAATAAAATGCCTTGAAATGTTTAATAAAGAATACAATTTCAAAAGAGCATCAGACACTGAAATTCTTTTAGGAGTAAACAATAGAGTTATCTTAAATTATGGAGAAGCCGAACATCACTTTCAAAACGCTCAAAAATATGCGGAATCTTTTAATGATAAACGACTTAAGAGTATTATTTATCATGACCTTGGTTATGTATACTCCTGCCAAAACGAATCGGATTTGGCTTTAAAATACTATCAATTAGCTTTACAAAATAGTGAAGTTCACGAAATTGAAGATCGAGCTAAGACATTATATTTAATTGCTTCAGAGTATATTAAAAGTGGTAACTTTGATCTCGCTCGTAAATCAATTGATGATGGTATGGAGCTAGTTACAAAAACAGAGTACCTAGAATATATCCACCATTTTAAAATCTTGATTTTAAAACTTAGTAGCAAGCAGAGTGAAAATCAAGAGGTAATCCTTAAAGATGCAGTTGAATACTTTGAGGAAAAAACACGTTGGTACTATGTTTCAGAGTACGGTGAAATGCTGGCAGACCATTATTTTAATAATGGCCAATATAAAAATTCAAGTTTTTATTTTAGGTTAGCGAACGATGCCAGGAAAAAAATCATGAATTAGAAAGGGAGAAAAACATGAAAAAGTTAATTGTAAATGCACTACTTATTACTAGCTTAGTAGGAGTTGTTACTCTAGGTAACCACGACAGAGTACCTGATTCTCACGACAGAGTGCCTGACTCAAGCCCATCAAAAACTGAAATTCATATCTAATACTCTAAACCCGGCTCATTTTAGCCGGGTTTTTTATTTGCCCCACCTCCACTCACAACGCTATACTTATCATAGTTTAACTAGAATAGGAGTGTGCTAAGATGGCTTTTTATATGTTTGATGTTGACGGCGTTTTAACAGATGAAAACGCTAGACCTGATAAAGATGTTGTAAAAATGATTGAACAATTAGCAAAAGATGAGCACATCCTATCTTTTGTGACCGGTCGTTCGAGAGGATGGCTTTCTGATCATCTTTTTCCACTCTTTGATGATGACATTGACTGGTCTTCCCTTTATTGCGTATCTGAACACGGTGCCATAAAAGGACGTGGAACAGATATTTCTTCATGGGATCTAGATGAAGAATATGTGATCTCTGATGAAGTAAAAGACAAGTTATACAAAGTGAGTCAAAAAGAGAAGTATGAAGATCTGATTCAATGGGACCAAACGAAAGAATCCATGGGTACGGTTGAGGCCGTTCACGGTGATCCTGGAGATAAGGAGCATTTAAAGAAAACACGCGAATCGCTTCAGGAATACGCAGATGACGTACAATCGATTTCTTCTGAATCGGGTAATAAAACAGCTGTATCTACTTATGGAGTTGATGTGATTCATCCCGATTTATCCAAGAAAATTGGAGCTACGTGGATCCTTGATGAAATTCAATCAGCTGAGGAAGTATTTGTTTTTGGAGATAGTAGTGGTGATATAGTGATGGCTGTTACCGCAAGAGAACATGAATTAGAGAACATTACGTTTTATTGGGTTGGCGAAGGTGAGACGCCAGAAGAAGAAAATATCACCTCTATTTCAAGTGAAGCTTCCTATTCAGAGGGAACGAAAGAAATACTAGAAAAGCACATTGGCTAATCCAATGTGCTTTCTTTCTGTATTAAACTAGTTCTACTGGGCGATTTTGTTTAATCGACTCATAGCAAGCTTCAATCGCTTTTAAGTTATTCACTGTCGCCTCACCGGAATAAGACGGCGTTTGATTGTTTTGAACACAGTGTGCGAAATGTTCGATCATGAGCGTATACTGCTCACCTTCAGCCGTTTCTTCTCTCACCTTACCTTCGCTATTCTTAATTTGAATCGTACCACTCGCTCCTTGAGCGTCAGGACGGTAAGCGTACGGTAGACGAATGCTTCCTTTTGTACCAAGAATCTCATAAGAATTGCTCATCTGGCGTTCGAAACTACAATCAAACGAAGCGGTAACGCCGTTTGCAAATGTTAAGATGCCTGAAGCGGAAAGGTCAACGCCTCCACCTTCCGGAATAGCTGCTTCAGCGTAGACCTTAAGAGGTTCGTTGCCAAGGATGAAGCGAGACGAATGAATGCAATAACATCCCACGTCCCAAATGCTTCCCCCACCTAGTTCACTGCTGAGGCGAATGTTATTTGGTTTGTCTCCAAGGTAGAATGAAAAATTCGCACGCATATGCTTTACATCACCAATTTCACCGGACGCGATTACATCCCTTACAACTTCGTGCTGAGGGTGGAATTGATACATAAAGGCTTCCATAAATATAACGCCATTTTCTTCACAAGCTTCCACCATCTCCATTGCGTCACGAGCCGTAATCGCCGCTGGTTTTTCACAGAGAACATGTTTCCCTTTCTTGGCAGCTGCAATGGTCCACTTTTTGTGAAGCGTGTTTGGGAGTGGAATATAAACCGCATCAATTGTTTCATCTTCCAACATCGCTTCATAGCTATCATGATAATGTGGAATGCTCATTTCTTCTGCAAATTCTTTCGCTTTTCCACTGCCACTCGCTACACTAATAACTTCAGCACCTGTAGCATTCTGGATCGCAGGTATAACGGCTTTTCTTGCAATATTCGCAGACCCCATTATTCCAAATCTCAGTCCCATTTCATGCACTTCCCTTCTATGTATTCATTACTTATTTTACCATTCTATCGAGTTAACTTCCCTGATGATGTTTCCTTATTTACCTTTCATCTACCCCCAACGTACCATGCTATAAACCGAAACATTAAGTAATCCCTTTAATCCCCCCTTTTGATTATAAGGAAAACAAGAGCCGCCCTCGTAGACGAGGGCGGCTCTTTTCATCAATCAACAAATCTTCGAATCACTTCAATGAGCTCTGGACGAATACTTTTCTCCAAATCCTTAATTTGTGATTGATTACGATATTTTTTCTCAATAATATCGCGCTGTTTACTATTTTCAAGCATCCAATGCAACCATTTACTGTCAGCCGTTTCAGTGAATGTTTCATCGTTTTCATATTTCCCATGTAAGTCTTTTAATAATTGCCCCATGTTTTTTTCAGGATGCTCATTCCAATAAGTTCTTAACGCATCACAAAGAATTTCAATTTCCTTTTCTCCATGCATCCAATCACATCCTTTTTAAGGTTCATTTCTTTTTTATATTCATACGCGATCGCTACATTTCAACCATTAGATAGGTAAACTAAAGTCATTTTATTTATCATAACACAAAACCACCTCCCATTTAATGAGAGGTGGTTTTGTGTTATTTTGAAAGTTTATTTACCGTTTCTTCCACTGGTTTACTAATAGCTGCCTCACCACCAAGGAAGTAGTATTCTCTACTCATTGAGGTCTCTACATACCGCTCAGCTTCACTGGAAAGTGAGCTTTGTTTTGTTAAAATAACCGGAGCACCCATAGCTGCCGCATAAGGGGACCCAGGAAGAGCATCAATAAACACATCTCCATTCGCGAAAAAAACACTTTTGCTTTCAAAAGCAAAGGTTTCAGCGATTTTCACGCTTGTTTCATAACGATTACTTCCAGCTACGCGCTTAACTGTTGAAGTGCTATTAAGGTTTTCCTCTACCATACTTGATACAGCATTTTCTCCTCCAATGATGGTAGCTGCAACTGGTTTTACGGTAGTCATGTAAGTTGAAGTAGCTTCACTTAATTCTTTACTGCTCGTTAACAAAATAGGAATTTGTTTAGACGCGGCGTATGGCGCGATTGAAAGAGCATCAGGTGAAGTATCATCTCCAGTTGTAACAATCACTTGATTGCTGTTCCCAACTTCTTCAGCAACAGCAATTGACGTTTCATATCGATTATCCCCACTAATTCTTTCTACATCTGAAAGATAACCTTTTATCGACAGCTGGTTAACTACTTTCTCCGAAATTGCTGCTGGTCCGCCAAGAATATATATTTTTTCTGGCTGCAATCGATTGATCTCGTCCTCAACGACTGACGGAAGTTCATCACTCTTCGTTAAAAGGAGTGGGGCATTGTACTTCTTAGCCAGAACACTACCTGTAAGTGCATCGACAGAAAGATCTCCTCTTCCCAGAACAACCACATCTGAAGATTCCTTCCATGCGTTTTGAGAAATTGCCACGCTCGTTTCATAACGGTTGTTTCCAGCAAGTCTGGTAATCAGACCTGATTCACTAGATTTAACTAAATCAGTACCCGGATAATAGAATGATAGAATTTGATCATAATTGCGCCCCTCTTTAGACTGCTGATAGGCTCCATATTGACTCATGCCAATTCCATGTCCGAAGCCACTTCCTGAAACAACGTAAGAATCTTTCGTATCGTTTATTTCTTTCACATAAGGGCTTTTCATAATAGTCGTACCAATCATAAATCGAATATTGTAGGAAGTATCATCCACTTTCATTGTATTTGTTTTGATCTGTCCATTTGAGTTTTTCACAAAACCATCTCTGGTTTTTAAAAAATAGTCAAATTCTATACTACCTTTTAACACTTGATCAGATTGAAAAGGTGGAACAGTAAAATCAATATCCTTAATATTCGTGATTTTTATTTCATCAGATGACTTAACTTTCCCTTTTGAAACAAGCCAAGATTTCATATTTTTGATTTCTGTTACATTTGAACTTAATTCTGACACGTTCGACCACCATGATTCAGGCTTTTTAAGGTCCAATTTCTCTATATCAATTTGCTGTTTTCCAAGCGTGTAATCCCAGTAGTCGTAGCTTGTTATCATTCTCTCATCGTAAGGATCGACTTTCGTCTGCAAGTATGGGATCCAGCTACTACCCCAAGAATTTGTATTTGACATCACCATTCCACCATTCGTGGAAGAATAGAAGGCACCTATGTATTCTCCATCAAACATCAATGCTCTTCCAGCTGTTTCCTCAACAGCTTCATTCGTCGTTTGATACCAATCATAGCCTTTATAAACTTGACTAGACTGGCTATCCGTCAAGTTATCTTTTCGAGGAAATGCAAATGTCCTCGCTGCAACTGCTTGTGCTTTTAAAGCTTCCATGCCTCCGTTCGTTCCCCAATAAGCTGGCATTTCACTAGGCACTACGCCTTTTAAATACTCTTCCATCGGAAGTGTATTAACGGGACGAATGTATTTCCCATCAACCGTAAATTTCATTTCACCTAGATACCTTTTATCACCGATTGCGACAAAGCTATCCATCGCATTTGTGATGGTTGGTACAAGGGTCATTGCACTCCCAAAATTAGTTAACTTTGTGTTTCCTCGGTAGAGCACCACATCGCCTGATTCAGCTTTGACACTGTACTCCCCCACGTTTGAAC
This genomic interval carries:
- a CDS encoding helix-turn-helix domain-containing protein encodes the protein MIGAKIRYFRQMKGITQEQLASGICSIPYLSKIEHGLAQPSEELVGHLCKELGVSLDQVDDEDKMNKLHNDLDSWYKEMRLRNFDEVVSYKKLIDEEIDGVEDPDMLTKYLLLSFRYHILFRETDKANDILERLYHVQERLSEQLEFYYFYFLGLYYYQNSKFKEAGEQYKKAHFLLTSMKSNSAEWAEFYYQQALVHNRLSQITISNNLAIKCLEMFNKEYNFKRASDTEILLGVNNRVILNYGEAEHHFQNAQKYAESFNDKRLKSIIYHDLGYVYSCQNESDLALKYYQLALQNSEVHEIEDRAKTLYLIASEYIKSGNFDLARKSIDDGMELVTKTEYLEYIHHFKILILKLSSKQSENQEVILKDAVEYFEEKTRWYYVSEYGEMLADHYFNNGQYKNSSFYFRLANDARKKIMN
- a CDS encoding cell wall-binding repeat-containing protein — protein: MGPIVSEAQSDQETERILVTYGEAKSPSRQSEYSTKVEVIEVPKQEVDETIDRLKSNREVKYVEKDQPVYLMGEGLPDDALLSYQNPWMDQINLLNAWELLSNQKSSSKVAVIDSGVDLTHPDLKANLISGVNLVNGSQSVQDLDGHGTKVAGLIGAVTNNQIGIASPARGVSIMPIKVTENGTGNLSTVVEGIRYAIDHNADVINLSLGNYNNSFALRTVIEEAAAKDILMVGAAGNDNDSAVVFPAAYPEVIAVASVQTGTKEKAPFSNYGPLVDLAAPGTDIYSTTLNGEYTFDKGTSMSSPIVASSGVLLKDYASYLTNKQVFKLLEETAAPINGSDDFGSGILDVEAAFNGVTEYNRIYGETSIETAIDISKKSWNTVDQQTISINGKSITGKFVVLARSDEFPDSLAASPLASKLGSPILLSKKSGLSQSLLDELNRLSANHVLLIGGEDALPEGVVDQLKSEGIETTRIAGDNRYETATEIAKIIENENTTETFIVSGENFPDALSISSFASRFESPVLFTKSDSLPDDTKTYLNELGPKKAYVIGGETVIGKSVVSEIPSLDSERIGGEDRFDTNFKVLLRFGIDESDGIYFATGLKFPDALTGGAAASRSGQSIILVHPNRENEALNKSILYLNNQGVSNYRILGGPAAISETKAWHIDQLLDD
- a CDS encoding HAD family hydrolase, which produces MAFYMFDVDGVLTDENARPDKDVVKMIEQLAKDEHILSFVTGRSRGWLSDHLFPLFDDDIDWSSLYCVSEHGAIKGRGTDISSWDLDEEYVISDEVKDKLYKVSQKEKYEDLIQWDQTKESMGTVEAVHGDPGDKEHLKKTRESLQEYADDVQSISSESGNKTAVSTYGVDVIHPDLSKKIGATWILDEIQSAEEVFVFGDSSGDIVMAVTAREHELENITFYWVGEGETPEEENITSISSEASYSEGTKEILEKHIG
- a CDS encoding cell wall-binding repeat-containing protein — its product is MTFKKKVLTIVAGASLVASSFAGMTYNPEKAEAALSETKKFKLPVTQEIASLAASEQSKQELIIVAKKHGGPDLTKELEKLGVKVKKNTNNYLYLAEVPTSKVLQVYRLDSVGMLGANNEIVLDEGPSEDTDLKPKVKNPEDVVKPATEETHSATGVDEFHDKYDGTGIKVGIIDTGVDPGHEAFTQYNKEGEVVSSKIKGVVDTVGEGDVWFQQEVAEGDSITVEEGTYKTEGIDAEDDTYYFGSLLPASYDVDAKGKPVYRDLNGDGKGDAQFDVLLVDDQVYIDIDQDKDFTDEKAYGEGDVDNMDLNQEDEVAGANFRIASPSPTYQGHQFPNTTLYPFPVATVFFDGDGHGTHVSGITAANGPERENDTGAVSAEGVAPGADLYGLKVFDSAGRTYGWSIANAMYLAAVPEELGGFGTDVVNMSLGSSPDLNDGSGAYAKIIEDMGELFDTIYVTSAGNDGPGVDSVGAPGDGVKALSIGAYINSKMWATEYGYYPYGKNADGSPVQGEGLWYFSANGPTEDGQQKPDFVAPGSAYASFPEHLGNYEVLQGTSMSSPYVAGAVATLKQAALKDRIPFDYELAREALIQTAVHVDGYTRVQEGAGLIDVPAAYEYIRKHYINEVKEVNVTVYHGEKVSGGPGLYVRNKEVPEEVTVMVENPTDETKNLNISSNSDWFTPSVKSIKLAPGEFKEMTVKYDKSKMDIGVNAGTLLIDDPDTAYAEARSFQTIVLGEEFTSEDRFRLTHEDEVQSSKTKSYFFNVEEGAQEVRFALEALKENDEFQGRVRMLVMNPDGDQVNAFQGYAGYDGIGVEDYVAKSPKSGVWEVAVYGTAAPKDGVAMNKFKLEAFVQDVVSSPGRIALGSAMPGSEVSKSVTFENYLSTKRSVEVVGGAFSKPETEKSRETVTGGNVYDKTINLKNNISLDVAIGNTSDAGDDLDLYLYRSKDGKIIGDYIAIDADGDSEESFTVKNLPDGEYTIRVDGYSTVEKTTDFDLSVTEAKVLAAGEEGAGKIEVTGKSSFDLGVGKKATTDVKITTPENSGKYTAGIFLKDKATGEVLSIVPVETDGDMVEVVAGDNRFETAIEVSKQMYPEGTTADTVFIATGFNFPDALSAGPLASAYDAPILLANKDGMLSDEVLNEISRLKAKNVMILGGENAISKKVNTQLANIGVSTADIERLSGDTRYDTNVQIINKLAEKGSTSEAVFLATGKNFADALSAASIAGANDMPIVLTDGKTLTKDAKKLMTGKQVYVLGGDAVISDEVVDMADELSLTTKRLAGANRFGTLVEIHKELGTNTDQLFVANGMNFPDALAAAPLVVKDKGSMFLVKSDEIPKEIESYLVKYFTTTDVSGAKVLGGDSAVNKDVKDQLNKWLNK
- a CDS encoding Gfo/Idh/MocA family protein is translated as MGLRFGIMGSANIARKAVIPAIQNATGAEVISVASGSGKAKEFAEEMSIPHYHDSYEAMLEDETIDAVYIPLPNTLHKKWTIAAAKKGKHVLCEKPAAITARDAMEMVEACEENGVIFMEAFMYQFHPQHEVVRDVIASGEIGDVKHMRANFSFYLGDKPNNIRLSSELGGGSIWDVGCYCIHSSRFILGNEPLKVYAEAAIPEGGGVDLSASGILTFANGVTASFDCSFERQMSNSYEILGTKGSIRLPYAYRPDAQGASGTIQIKNSEGKVREETAEGEQYTLMIEHFAHCVQNNQTPSYSGEATVNNLKAIEACYESIKQNRPVELV